The genomic region agcagtattgaattttcattaaaaacaattagttggtcctttatttaaggcaagtgaccgattgcccaagcagtacaaaacagcacaatacagcacaatacaaaccaacataaacacaaaatatgaataaagctggggtcaccgccttggaactgtcaatgcaaagcattgggggtttaaacctggttatagagcgctcaacctcacacttagcctagcaatattcataatacatttaagtgtaaataaaatttaacgtcatagcattgtaactcaaattaaacaataataaaagggaattaaaacgcattcaatttaattactatttaattactcaattgcattgaagatacaagagtaacagaattacaactttttgacgaacgatcaaataaaactattaacaattgtcaactacattccttctttatagaaaagatttgagaatgtagaatcatagagttaatatctcagataatcatcgcgcaaatacaggaagaagcagcaataatgggtgtaaaaattccatattacatagcttggttgtttatgtgactgctaaacaaattaaaaataattaaatcaaacaagaaacgcctatcagagagaaaatataaataaaatggaacattataaacccaatgacctatgcatgtagattacaactgggaaagtcggtcgtatgacgtcacaaaaatccataatgacataatgacgtgaacaaattccaagggcagtactaaataaaaatattaatggggctgtgctactaataaaacaagtttacgtgatttaatattaagaagcaaatgaatacaaatggtaataccattaaagcgacattattggaatcaaacagtatataggtgttttgacaactgaagacagaaatgatttgatgtacgatttgagtccaaatgtagtttacatgcagatttgttcatacgagccgcgaaaactccgcgttacatcccgtactgcgtgtgatgcagctaagaactgcacagaaaaagacattcgctttctttgatctcattcattgaactctttacctttcaccaacttcatccacaatcaacgccgtataactttaaaaaaaatattttttgttatttattcaacgagttttgtttattttgttcgaaaaataggaaataaaatataaagaaacgcTGTAAATAAGATTTATGTACATGCAGATAGATATAAAGAGACTGCTAAGTAGTTTATGCAGAAACAAAATCCATTTCGAATCATGCAATATGAAGTTTTGTTACATGCACTACAAATCTGTTAACCAATTGTAAAGATCTCTCCTGTTGCATTGATGAGAAATCCAATATATAATTTTCTTCATGTTGGTATGTGAGGTCTCATGTTTAGGTCTTCATGTGTGttcataaagaaatatatattttaggtGTAACCTACATGCCACCATATATTTTAGGATATGGGAATAGAGGGACAGGCGAGAAAGCTGGCCATTAAGAAGGTATCACAGGCAGCAGAAAGAAGCTCCAGCTGGCTGTGGCTAAGGAGGAACACCAGTAGCTGGAAGCCATCCACTAATgggtagtgtctgatcaacactgccgcccgccacttagagcttgtcctaggtttaaaagggcgaaacaagcaatgacaagtggtacctagctgatgacattagtggaaagcagtttatctgtattttacaacATTAATGTTCTCTGTGCAACAAAtatacaaattttcatttttatttgcataattattatgACGTTGTGTTGAAAGTGCAAAATATGTTGTTGCATGTTTTGGCCAGGGAATAGTCATAATACAACTAACAATACTTAACatattttcatcttttaattttcttttaatttaaaacactctattttgaaatgaATTGGTTTCCTGTTTAGTTACAACCCAGAAAGCAAAGATTTAAAGGATTTTTATTGAAGTCCCTTGGTCGGTCACTCTGCACAGGATTGATTTGCGATAATCTACTTTCACATCTCTCaagcgaaaaaaacaacaaaagcatgTCATCAAAACAGTTTTGATCGTTTTGTTAGATCAATATTGTAGTTGTCGGCAGACTGGCTGACAGGAAATTGTGACTTGTGAATGGTAAATTACCCGTTTCAGACTAGTCGGTCATAGGAAGTTTACACTCCTTTATACTCCTTGTAAATAGCAAGTTACTAGACACCATACAGTATTGCTGCagcaaaatataattttgcattatttctcCCAGTTTATTTGTACCGGCCAATTGACTAGTTCATATGTAGCACACACAATGGGAGTGGTGTtaattgttgttgtaaatatactttccttgtcCGGTGCTCATGAATATTTGAActatacaatgaaatatactttCCTTGCCAGGTGCTTATGAATTATTGGActatacaatgaaatatactttccttgtcaTGTGCTTATGAATAATTGGACTATGCAAtgagaaaagtaaaaaaaatggctTTGCACTTTTATCAAGTCGAATTAAATTCCTTACTTTCTTAGTGATAACTTtcctcttgtttttgtttaaagatgattgtttaaaattttaaagcATTATAATCTAGTGAAAAACTGTGTTGACAACTTACGCCATTCTTATACTAGGTTCCAAATTTGAAGTCACATCACAGTACATGTAGTATGGAATTTAATTTTTGGTAAATTTTGAATCAACAAATTGAATTACTAGTATtactattcaatataaaaatgttatctaAGTATGCATACAGCTCTAAATAAAGTaaggtttaatttaaaattgatacaaactcacatactttaataaatatatcTGTTTGTATACATTTGAAATCAATCTGACTATGTAACCATTTGCTAATTTTTCAACAAAAGTATAAACCAATAATCGGTAAACTTATTCTGTGATGTCTTTTAAAGCAGCATCTGTTCAATTAATTTATGATCTGTGGAGCTTTAATGTCAAATTCGACCCTGTACCACAATCAGAGgtaaagtgaaaatgactatgtgtaaacagcataaaaccaaaaaagcttgcgagtaactggcagtgtgttcaagttttatgctgtttgctgctcatcagtatctaagggttggaaatgaagccttaaaaattgAATTcagtaagaaatatattttataaatggaaCTTTCTAcgggactacaaacatgtcaaaatacgtatctaagtggtgaagggctAAATGTCATATTCGACCTTTTACCATAGTGGTTATTAAAGACGCCACATTGACGGTGAAATCAGTGAACACTAACAAACAACGATGTTTGTTTGTCCCCGGGCTATATATGTCTGAATGGTACATGTACAGGTAGTTGTCCATCAACTCTGTTCTATTATACATATATCTGAAATTTTTACTTCAAAAGAATCAATTCATAGTCAGTTTTTGGTTTCAGTTATTGAACATGAAGTTATAATATGCGAACAATTAGAAAAACAAATCTACAAAGATGAACTGCTTCTTTAAATACACAATATGTCGGTTATCATCTTTCTCgtaaatccaaaaaataaagactacgtaaaaaataaatgtaacaggtAAAGGGTTTCAGTTATGGATTTATCATCAATTAAAAtagattgtacaaaatattttctaAAGCTTTTCATTGCAAATATGTGTATTTCTAACATGCAACTCCAGATAGATGATTTAGAGGAATTTAATTTCTACAATTTCCAACGCGTAAATGTGGTCTTGATAAGTGCTAATGGAAGCTTCAATATGTACAAAAACCAAAATTAACAACATCCCCTTTATAGAAAATTAATTTACTTCAGAAactgaaatgtcatataagcaatattaaTTATGAATTATATTGCGTGTATATGTACACTAATAGGGAATATTGgtatttgcgtaacttaacgaaatcaacgTTATAAAGCGCTTTTTATGTCAGAAACaactattttatgttactattttaataaaaacgtatcgatgCCACCGTTTTCTTGGTCTGCACTTTTATGTATAATACCATGGGGGATTTTGGTACCcgctcggtgtcagaaagcgtgtaaaacaaAATTCCAGTTATAAAGCGATATTCGTGTAAAATACATGTGGACAAAATGTTTGGTTAGTATTTTCGTAAAAAAACATGGGTAAATACCAGTGTAGAGGTATTAATTTATTACGAATACCACCATTACTCATAGTAACCGGTTAGATTCCGGTAAGGGCGCAAGCGTTTGGGAGCGTGTTTAAAGTACTGAAACATCCGTTATACACAGCTAATGTTCTTTATAAACTTACATTGTTTTACATTTGCATAATAATTATGTGACACAAATGTCATTTACCAATGAGCCACGTGAATAAGTAGGCGGGGCGATCATCATCCAGGCGAGATGTCAAATGGCTACATGGCGACAATCGACGGGTGCaacagtatgaaaacattatcatTGCCCAATCAAATAAAAGTTTTTCATTTGGTCAATCAatttttatctgttaaaaaagaGTACACGAATTGCGATTTCCCAAACTGGCATATGTCGCCCAAAGTTTTCTGGCAATTCCGGCAACATCGGGTCCGTCTGAGCGCGTGTTTTCGTCGGCCGGCTTGGTACTTACCAAGCTAAGGAACAGACTCAATAGCGACTTAGTCGATGCAATTATATTCATAAACAAGAACATTAGGTCAGTGCATCTtagcaaatacaaataaaattaaactgaatatattaaatgtatgtagAATGTACAGTATATATCGTAGTATGATTTTGTTTTAGTTTACGATGTGTGTGTGaggtttttttttaaaagaaattacgtaTTTTTCGACTTTGATATTgttcttataaataaaaataattaaaataaagaaatcatataatgcgttatattgtgttttattttattatgtaaacaGTGCACATTAACGTATTCACAGTGTTGTGATGATGGTTAACAGCCTTATGTAGTTTACTACAAAAGAATACGGATATCCGGATAAATTCGGATAGCGGATACGGTTATCCGGATACCGATTTCGGATACGAGTCCCATCCCTAGTTTTAACATATTGTcaaaaattgcaatttttcacacaaaaaaagaaTTGATTCTAAAAAAATCTGTTAATGAGGCGNNNNNNNNNNNNNNNNNNNNNNNNNNNNNNNNNNNNNNNNNNNNNNNNNNNNNNNNNNNNNNNNNNNNNNNNNNNNNNNNNNNNNNNNNNNNNNNNNNNNCACTAACTTAATCCGTATTCAAGTTAATTGTTGAGAAATCGTTTTCTCTATTAGTAACAGCGACCTTGGCCTTTAATAAACTGACCCAAACTTTAAAACTATGCTGGTCTGCATAAAAGCAAAAAGCTGCAACATACAAACTAAATTCCAATGCTATATTCCATCCAAAGTCTAGTTATTCAGCGATAACCAAGtttgtatttttaataacatCGATTTTGATATTTACCCGAAAAGCCCCATTTAAAATCTCCAGCTAGGTCCCCACGCATACGTGCTGTCataagttttattaatatttcagaTGCAAAACTAATTTTTGACAGGAAACAACATgactgctgttgttgttttgttcagttatagtgaccttgacctcgacccaATAGGAACTAATTGCAATCCCAAGAAAGGTCTTCCTACAAACTACCGTTGTACAAGATTTTAGTGCATTATCTTTGTCAATACGcatttattattttgtgctatttatCAGAAAGTTTAATTCTATTTCTAAATTAAAAATTGCATTGACATTGAATCAAATCAAATACATTCACAAACAAGGTCTCCATACAAGCTTGCTTTATCTTATTTCAATAAAGATTGGTCGTTGCAAACTAACGCTATTGACCGTAAACCACCTGATTGACGCAGCCCATCCGCGATGCCCCACTCTTGTAACCAGGGTTTAAACAAAGTTAAAACCCTTTTATGAAAATATCATCGCCAAAACTATCACGATACTCGTTAGTGTACAGGGTTCAACTGTAGAGAGAAAACAGTTTTGTCAACGCATACTTATTGTAAACTGTTGTTTAATGGTCGATCAATGAacgtaatttgaaaaaaacttataATGAGTGAAttgttgaaaaataatgtttccaacATATTCAGTGCCAACGTCCAGGGTGCCCAATTGTTGTTTTGAcctataaacaaaaataatacataataaaacacacataaattgtatatgttatataaggCGCCTGCGTGGAGGGAGCCCTTAACGCGCTAAAGAAAAGTCGAACGCAGTCCCAGTGTATAAGAAGGATACACCAGTCTCCCACTTGGTGAAGACCTGCCAGTTTTCCTCGCCCAGCTACCTCATCCGGGAACCCGCCGACATCGACGCCATCTGCAACCAGTAAGTTCCGGTTATGTAGAAAGCGTGGTAACTTAGGTATAGTAGAAAGGAAATGGAACGATATATGAAATTTATCATATACATTATCGTAAAACGGTGTGTTTATTTTTCCGTTGCGTTCTTGCAGGGTGAGCTACCCACTTATGCTGAAGCTAGAGCACGGAAACAGCGCATCGGCGCGACGCTTGTGGCGAGCGCCGAGGAGCTAAGGAAGCAACATCGCGCCACCATCGACTGCTTCCAAACGGAGGCCGACCACCCTGCGTTAGGACTGGGGTTCGGGCCGGAAACGCTCGTCATGGAGTTCTACGGGGGCACAGAGCATGACGTAGACGTGGTCATCTACGGGAACAAGCTCGTTGGGGCGTTCATTTCCGACAACGGACCCACTAACTTCCCCTCTTTCAGGGGTTGGTCCCTTTTGATTTAGTTTGGTATTGTAGCTATAAGTGTTTCATTGTATCTATAAGTGTTTCACTTTGTATTAATTTCGTTATCAAAATGACATTTCAAATGTCGTGGACTACATCGTATTAAGTTGGTTGGTATTTTCTAATTCTGTACATACAGCCTTTATATTGAGTTAGATGAACataatgatttatgaacattacCTTGTGGCAACATTTGATTGATAATGTGATCATTTAGAAACTAGGATTGCGTGGGTTAACTATGTCAGAAGGACTTCTTGGTTTGATggtgatatttatttaaacagtgtAAACTCATCATAATTTGGATTTGACTATCGGAGTAGTGTAGATATAAAACCCATAATAAAACTGGGAGATGTTGCGCCATTTTCCCCGACAAGCTGAATGTCGAGGTTTATTTTGTTTTCCAATGAGTTAAGTTTGTTTtcgtaaatgaaaatattttaacgGCTTCAttgaagtttatataaataagacattcggtatccataatAATATTTGTAGCGTTTAATTGACACGTGATTGTTACAAGTGCAACTGTCAGCTTCACTGTACAAGTGTGGCCGTTATTGCATTATTCGAGTACCAGATATAGCTTTGCACATGAGCATTTTTCTGAGTAAacagggtttaattcatgtgcttaaagtgtcgttcctgataagcctatgcaattTTCGCGTTTGCATTCAACCAAGTTCCTTGTTTGTTTTAGAAACTGCTGCCACTATGCCGTCATTGCTGCCGCCGGACCGCCAGGCACAGCTGATTGTGGCCGCCTTCAAGTGCTGCGTAGACATCGGTAAATTACGGCATTACCAGGATTACTCGTAAGGACTGAGCCACGTTTTGTAGACATCGGTAAATTACGGCAATAGCAGGATTACTCGTAAGGACTGAGCCCGTAGACATCGGTAAATTACGGCAATACCAGGAATACTCGTAAGGACTGAGTCCGTAGACATCGGTAAATTACGGCAATAGCAGGATTACTCGTAAGGACTGAGCCCGTAGACATCGGTAAATTACGGCAATACCAGAATACTCGTAAGGACTGAGTCCGTAGACATCGGTAAATTACGGCAATAGCAGGATTACTCGTAAGGACTGAGCCCGTAGACATCGGTAAATTACGGCAATAGCAGGATTACTCGTAAGGACTGAGCCCGTAGACATTGGTAAATTACGGCAATACCAGGATACTCGTAAGGACTGAGCCCGTAGACATCGGTAAATTACGGCAATAGCAGGATTACTCGTAAGGACTGAGCCCGTAGACATCGGTAAATTACGGCAATAGCAGGATTACTCGTAAGGACTGAGCCCGTAGACATCGGTAAATTACGTGCAATAGCAGGATTACTCGTAAGGACTGAGCCCGTAGACATCGGTAAATTACGGCAATAGCAGGAATTACTCGTAAGGACTGAGCCCGTAGACATCGGTAAATTACGGCAATACCAGGATTACTCGTAAGGACTGAGCCCGTAGACATCGGTAAATTACGGCAATACCAGGAATACTCGTAAGGACTGAGTCCGTAGACATCGGTAAATTACGGCAATAGCAGGATTACTCGTAAGGACTGAGCCCGTAGACATCGGTAAATTACGGCAATAGCAGGATTACTCGTAAGGACTGAGCCCGTAGACATCGGTAAATTACGGCAATACCAGGATTACTCGTAAGGACTGAGCCCGTAGACATCGGTAAATTACGGCAATAGCAGGATTACTGTTAGGACTGAGCCCGTAGACATGGTAAATTACGGCAATAGCAGGATTACTCGTAAGGACTGAGCCCGTAGACATCGGTAAATTACGGCAATAGCAGGATTACTCTCGTAAGGACTGAGCCCGTAGACATCGGTAAATTACGGCAATACCAGGATTACTCGTAAGGACTGAGCCCGTAGACATCGGTAAATTACGGCAATACCAGGATTACTCGTAAGGACTGAGCCCGGTAAATCGGTAAATTACGGCAATACCAGAATTACTCGTAAGGACTGAGCCCGTAGACATCGGGTAAATTACGGCAATACCAGGATTACTCGTAAGGACTGAGCCGTAGACATCGGTAAATTACGGCAATAGCAGGATTACTCGTAAGGACTGACACCGTAGACATCGGTAAATTACGGCAATAACAGGATTACTCGTAAGGACTGAGCCACGTTTTGGCaaatcaggctaatcagggtcgacctTCTACGTACTCTGGCTTTCGTTGAGAAGACACTTAATTTAAAGCTACAATACATTAAAAgcgaaagtgttgtcactgaatgCGGACTGCAACAGGATAATATTTGATGACATGCACATGTTTAAAGGTCCAGGTTTCTAAAACAGGATTCAATAAATGAATCGTCCTATGAAAGCTGTAAACCGGATTTGGCCGCATTCAAATATAAGAAAACCAAAACATCTTATCAATATAAGGTCAGATATATTAATAAGCTTGAGCTCCCTCCCCCCGCCATTTTCCCTTAAAATACGCGCGGGGCTCGCAGTTTATCTGTGAAAAAACGCCATAtgtcatgtttaaataaatgcaacAAGAACAAGTCGAGAATACTCTGGTCGATATCTTAGTTTATCCTCttgttggttaaaaaaacaaatcttcCCCTTTTATTGACTAATGgtagtttaaaacaaatattattttaaaaaagatttgAAACGGGTCAATTGGGTTTGAAACACATAGATACACAGATTAGtgggaattaaaaaaaatatagcaaGAATGTCCAATAGTATTGTGCATGGGGTTCTTTTTGTATTTTGCACACGTTGTAAGGTATGACCTTGTAGAACATTACATTCACTTGCACATTTTCGTCGAACCCACTTATTGTTCGCCCGATATATAGCGGACCAGTCAATTTCGCGACCTTCCGTCCGATCTTGTCCAGCCATTGTTAACTTACTTGCCACAAATAATCACATGTAGGGGAAACATGTAGCGCACTGTTACTAGTTTTTTTGTATACATTATTTACGTCAATTTTTATAATACTTATGTGAACATATTTTTCATGCAGTATTATTTGTATCTCAGGCCTCTCCGACGGCGTCTTCAACGTCGAAATGAAGATGACGGCCCGTGGACCAAAACTCATCGAGATCAACGGTCGGATGGCTGGTTTTTTATCTGCGCAAGTGGATCAGGCGCCTGCACGGCATCGACCCTCGCGATGTGCGCGTTCATGATCTCGTGCGACATTAAACCGTTCGTGCCAAAGTTCCAGCCGTACGAGCGCCTCATGGGAGTATTGTTACTTCCGTCTCTCCACAGCTATCTTGTAAACGACAGCCACTTCCGGGAACGTATAAAATGCCTTCAAGATAACGGCGAGGTGTTGTTCCACATGTTCCAGGAAGACAACATGGATGTGGAGGAAGACGAGATGCCGTACGGAAGCTTAGGTGTCTCTGGCACCGACCCCGACGTCTGCCGCGAAAAGTTTTTAGCTCTTTGCAATGAGTTGGGGATCGAGAGCGACACCTACAAGGTCTCAAACTTCGTCCACTATTTCCGGTATTAACCAACATTTAGTTTAGATCTCAGGAAGTGTATGTTGAGATTTAATAGGTTTATTATTATGCTTATGCTTATGTTTTTGAGATGTAGACTTTTCATAGATGAACTCAGGGATGTATAATGTACAATCGTAATCAATGCATGCAACGTTGAAAAGCAAGATACTCATATTTGTACGAGGTTATGAATCAACATAAAGAAAACTAAACATTTATAAGTGTGCATGATATTAATACGTATTTTGTTATATACAAGCATTGTATCAGAATATCAGTAGTGCCTTAAATGATAAAAAGTCGTGAATTTCATAATCATGTATTCTGGTATGAGCCTCGTCCGGGGGAAAAGTTGCTTAATCGAGTGTATACAATGCCATCCAAAATTAGCCAGTGTAAtttccacaggcttatcaggtaccaCACTTTTCGCAGTAACTGGATTTCATTACAAATAGACTTCCTATGAATggaaaattccatcaaagcggaaagtgtcgtccctgataagctttgCGTGCGACCCATGCTAaattgggatgacacttaacgcgcatgcactTAGCCCAGCTTTCCCAGGCTCATATTATCTCTGACTTATGACgcaattatgtaaatatttactCTATGTACTGTCTTTACTTCTCTAAGTTTAACTAGCTCAACAAAATTGTGCAGTTTTAAGTAATCCATATAAAACATTCACATTTACGTAATGATgtaatatatctttatatatataggatctggcactcgTTGTcgtatcataccatattttatttaacgagttTAGGAATTTTGTTGGTAAGCGAGCCTTTATATTttatagtcggttcaaaagctcacatgagcttatgtttgtatatgttgctgtcttgccgactttaaataaaacttatcttatcttaaacataattatacatcccgaatgttgtttacatttcgtgacgtcatttcacattgcaacgtcattttagcaaaataacaaaatgcgaaaactaagccaatgaaaacgcttaaaatgtaTGTTACACATGTGTTAGATAAAACTATATGAAATGGTAATATTACTTGGGAAaaagggtatggcatgtgataaaatacatTATGTCATGCATggtataatatttgtattttatgtactgCAAGTAAATGCAAGTGTACTTTATAactcaaatatatacataatagTTTAGCGTTcttgttgaaatacatgtataggtGCGTTATGTTCCCACTATCTTGATTGGCGTTATGATAACAATCATGGACTGATCTTGGCGATCTTATCACACGTTATCGGGTTTATCGAAGCTAAAAGTGCATCTTGTTAATCGTGTTGATCGTGGAAATTCATTGAACGCTCTCTTTGCACGATTTTGTGTCCAATTGTACAACAGTGGTTATGTAGCATTCACAAAAGTGAATCAAAGCGCGGAAggtactgaagttgttcgctattgcataatttaagacgcaactcatttctCAAAAttagtttgaaatgaacacacgccattcaaatttataaagaatttgtcataacgcacgggtcgaaaTTTGTGTGCACGTTTTATCatcttatttattttatagagataacttagacaaaataacaacaacatggtccttttttgacgttctgaaagcatagaaactataataaaaatggtaatgagaactgaatataaaaacaatttgcaatcaccatcatattaaattgtTGGAaaatctcactaagaatataatttcatgataaaAATTCCCTGTTAAATCAGATAATTgatgaacataaataaaaaatcaatctgcgagcaatactttttactcacgaattaggtagtcataaagacagccccgTTGACctgtactttgttgtttatgcattacttgttaccctagcagttcacacggtgtcaacaactctgaccttaacataggtatagagcactaatgcgttttttcggcgtagctgttttacccagcttttcaccttaaatgacttaaCATCACGTCAGCAGACACGcgtgaatattttcaaatatttcatag from Dreissena polymorpha isolate Duluth1 chromosome 5, UMN_Dpol_1.0, whole genome shotgun sequence harbors:
- the LOC127832717 gene encoding carnosine synthase 1-like yields the protein MEFYGGTEHDVDVVIYGNKLVGAFISDNGPTNFPSFRETAATMPSLLPPDRQAQLIVAAFKCCVDIGLSDGVFNVEMKMTARGPKLIEINGRMAGFLSAQVDQAPARHRPSRCARS